ATATTTCCTTGTGGCGGCCATTGACCATTGGGCGGGCTTGCGGATTTCCTAAGTAGCCGCAGGTTCGCTTAACCACGTCAACTGTCTTGGGATCGCTGTTGCCACAGTTTGGACAGGTGAAGCCCCGCTCGGTCGGCGTGAAATCTCCCTCAAAGTTACACTTGTAACAGCGGTCAATCGGTGTATTGGTTCCCAGATAGCCGACCCGATCATAGGCATAGTCCCAGACAGCTTCCAGTGCCTTTGGATTTTGCTGCAGCACAGGATATTCACAGTAGTGAATAAAGCCACCAGAAGCACCCACTTCAGGATAAATCTTCTCAAAGTCCAGCTTTTCAAAAGGTGTTGGATTCTTGCGCACATCGTAGTGGAAGGAGTTGGTATAGTATTCTTTGTCAGTAATATCTGGAACGATGCCAAACTTCTCTGTATCCAAACGGCAAAAACGGTCGGTCAGGCTTTCGGATGGCGTCGAGTAAACAGAGAAATGATAGTCATACTGATCTGACCACTCTTCCACACGGCGTTTCATATCTTTGACAATAGCAATCGTAAAATCCTTGGCTTCAGGATTAGTCTCCCAATTACCGCCGTAAAAGACTGCTGCCACTTCATACAGACCGATATAGCCTAGGGAGACCGTTGCACGACGGTGAGTAAAGAGCTGGTCTACCTGATCATACTTGCCCAGACGTTGGCCAAAAGCCCCATACTGATAAAGAATCGGTGCATTGGCTGGACTGGCTTCCTTCGTCCGCTCCACTCGGTAAACCAAAGCATCCTCAGCGATATTCATCCGCTCGTTAAAGATTTCCCAGAATTTATCCAGATCCCCCTCGGATTCAAGCGCAATCCGCGGCAGATTGACAGTAACGACACCCAGATTCATACGGCCGGAGTTGACTTCCTGACCATTTTCATCTTTCCAGCCTTGCAGGAAAGAACGGCAGCCCATCGGCACCTTGAAGGATCCGGTCAAGTCGATAATCTTGTCATAGGAAAGCACATCGGGATACATGCGCTTAGTGGCACACTCCAGAGCCAGTTCTTTGATGTCGTAGTTGGGCGTTCCCGGCTCTAGATTGAGCCCACGCTTCAGGGTGAAAATCAGCTTAGGGAAAATCGCCGTGCGGTGCTCGCTTCCCAACCCCTTGATACGGATATTGAGAATAGCCTTCTGAATTTCCCGCTCAAAACGATTGGTGCCCAGACCAAAGCCCAGCGAAGTAAAAGGAGTTTGACCGTTAGAGGTAAAGAGAGTATTGATCTCATACTCCAGCGACTGCATGGCATCGTAGATGTCCTTCTTGGTCTTCGCCCAGGCGTACTCTTCCTGCTTATCCGGCAAAACCCACTGCTCCGCATCCTTGAGATGCTTTTGATAATTAAGCTCAGCATAAGGCGCCAAGACTTCATCAATCCGGTCCGCTGAGCAACCTCCGTACTGGCTGGAAGCTACATTGGCAATAATCTGTGAGATTTGAGCTGTCGCGGTCTGGATAGACTTGGGACTCTCTACTTCTGCATTCCCAATTTTGAAGCCATTTTTCAGCATGCTGTCAAAGTCAATCAGACAGCAGTTGGTCATTGGTGTATAAGGGCTGTAGTCCAAATCATGATAGTGGATGTCCCCCTTCTGGTGAGCATTGGCCACATGAGGCGGCAGCATCTTAAGGCCGATGGACTTGCCGACAATCCCAGCTGTCAAATCCCGTTGGGTATTGAAAACATCGCTGTCCTTATTGGCATTCTCGTTAACCACCGTCCGATCTTTGTTGAGGAGCTTGTCAATGGTAAAGTTAATATCTGTTGCTTTTGAGCGCTCAAAATCCCGTTGGGTGCGGTAAGTGATATAGTTCTCCGCAATGGCATATTCCTTGGCATTCAAAAGCTCATGCTCAACGATATTCTGAATTTCATAGATTTTGACATACTTGGCGAAGCGACTGCTGATTTCTGCCACAACACGGTCTGTGATGGTTTCGAGCTTAGCCTCCAGCATGGGCGTCATGGGACCAAGGTCCTGAGCTGCCCGCACCATAGCCTTATAAATCTTGCTCACATCAAAATTCACTCTCCGGCCGTCTCGCTTCTCAACGTAGATGGCGGGCGCTGTATCAAATTTTTCTTCTCTTAAAATCATCACAAACACTCCCCTTCATCAATAAGTTATCTACCAAACATTATATCACTCCAAAATAAAAAATCAATATGTTGTGGTAAAATTGTTATTTTTTTATTTTATACACAACATATTGATTTAGTTACTTGCTTTGATAAAGCTTGAAGTGATTGAGTTCTAGGTCCACTTCTTCATAATCTTGAGAAATTTTCTTTTTTATATCTGAATAGAGTTTCACATCTTTATTGACTAAAATAAACTTCGGACTCGCCTCGTTTAAAGCGTTGCGCAATAAAATGCGATTCTCTTCCGTTCCTGTATAGAGCGACGGGCTCAGTAGAGAAATAGTTGATAAACGTTGCGCTTGTTGATAGAGACTTGCTGTATTGTCCCAAGCATAAATACTATCCTTGGCAGTGCTATTTTCACGGATATGTTGGGCTGCCAGATTTCTCTCCGCGGAAACTCCATTGGATAAAATATACTCATTTACAAACGGATAAGCTAGGAGGTAAAGCATCGCAAGCAAAGGTAGAAAGAGTTGCTTGCCCAAGTAACGATTCCAGCTAGAAGCATTGGTAGGCTTGCGGTGGCGTCTTTCATGTCCATCCCTGTCTCCACCTGTATCCAACCACAAGGCCAGCAGGAGCAAGGCAAAAGGCAGGGTTATCAACAACTGATAAGCGCCCTTCTCTGGCAGACCTAAAACTCCAACAAAGCTGATAGGGAGGCCTAATAGCCCAATAAAGCGCATACCACGCGCGTCAGTTGGTTCTTCTTTGAAAGCAAAAGCCGTCATCAGCGCTGTCAAAAAACCTAAACCTAGGAAGAGCAAGCCATAATAGAGTAAATGGTCTAATAAATAGTTGCTATTGAGACGAAAAGCCTCTAGAACATAAGTCACTTGGCTAATCGCCACACCAAAGGAACCATTCAAAACCGTATAGTAGCCCAGTGGATAAAAGACTAAAGAAAAACCTAATAGACCTGCCAGCAACTGGTAAAATCCACGCGCTTTTCGCTTGTCAGCGATACTGTACAGAAGCAAAAACAGCGTTGTCAATGAGTAAAAAAGCAGACTAAAAGCTGGCTCGATTAGAAAAGCCAAGGCTCCAACCATTCCAAAACGAATGAAAGATTCATCGCGGACACGCCCTTGTAAGTACTTCACTAGATGGGACAAACTCCAAAAGATAAATGGAAAGGCAAAAATCATAGAATAAGTTCCGCCAAATCCCAGCGTCAGTACAAACAAATAAAACAAGATTGTAATCTGGCGAGCCAGACCAGTCCTAACCGTTATATGCGTAATTGTTTGGAAGAGATAAATTCCTGCCAAGGTCAGGGCCACTACTTGGAAGAGTAGAAACACTACCGGACCAAGGAACAAATTCCCCAACCAGCTCAGCAAATAGTAGAGGAGACCGCTGGTTCCATATATGTTTGCATAGGCAACCTCTCCCTGAGCCAGCGCCCAGCCAGCGTACAGATTCTGCGACTGCAGGTTGGTAGCTAAGTTAGTCAGTAGAGGGTTGAACACGCTAGTCAGACTGACCAAGATGCTCCACACAAATAATCGAAAGGAGGGAAGCGGCTCGATTACTTTTTCTATCCGCCGTCTCTCATTCGTATTTTGCCAGGTCTCTGCGGACAAAGATACTGAAATTTCCACATTTTCCTGTCGGTTTCTATCATTCATAAAAGTTCTCCTTGATTTCCATACTATATAGTATATCAAAAAGCACTCTTTCTGTCAGCCTTATACTGGCTTCCTTTCTCCTTTTGTCCCTTCTTTGCCAAACGCTCCAAATCGCGAAATCTCAGGTAAACTGGCCGCTTTTCTGGACAAGGAAGCCGATAAATTATTTTTGCCATTTCCATCTTTAACCCTCCCTTGATTCTCTGCTCCCGATTTACTATTCGTAAAATCAAGACACTAATCACAAGAAAGCATGATTTGTAGCTAATATCTCAGCAAAAAACAGAAAAAAGAGGCTGGAACAAAAGTCCTAGCCTCTCAATTGTCTTTGGATTGTCAAGCAAGACGCAGGGGTTGAGTGGGCTCTACTGCGCTGATTTCATCAGCTTTTACAGCCCTACTCAACTGTGCGGAGGTGGGACGACGAAATCGAATTCTAACGAATTACCGATTTCTATCTCACTCTCTTTAAAGTAGCGGAGCAAATAATTGCATGATTTCCTTCAGTAAACGCTGGTACCAGCTATTCTGAAGGGTTTCAAGGGAGATTTCTTTGGAAACATCAAACAAGTCTTCAAAATCCTGCTTAATATCCGCAATCGATTCTGTTTGATACATAAGGACGGCATTTTCATAATGATGCACCAGACTACGGTAGTCAAAATTAATAGTTCCGACCACGGCTAACTCATCATCCGAAATAACGTTCTTACTGTGGATAAAACCAGGAGTGTACTCATAGATCCTAACACCAGCCTCCATCAAGTCTGGATAAGCACCACGAGTGACGATCTGAATCAGCTTTTTATCAGGAATAAATGGCGTCACAATGCGAACATCCACCCCTCTCATAGCTGCGTTTTTGATATCCTCTGTCAAATCATAATCAATAATCAAATAAGGAGTCGTAATATAGACGTAATCAATGGCTTGGTTGATGATATTCTGGTAGACAGCCTTGCCCACCTGTTCCTTATAAATCGGTTTGGGGCCACTACCATACGGGATATAAAGCCCTTTGCCTTCCACTCGCTGGCTATCAAAGTGATAACGGTCAAAGTCTGTAATTTCCCCGCGATTGATGTACCAATTCATCAAAAACAGACGCGTCAAGGCCTTCACTGCACTACCTTCCAGACGGACACCGCCATCTTTCCAATGCCCGAAACGCACGATATGGTTGATATACTCATCTGCCAGATTGATACCGCCTGTATAGCCGACTTGCCCATCCACCACCAAAATCTTGCGGTGGTCACGATTGTTATAGGCCACCGTCATCCGCGGAATCACCTTATTAAACTTATGGGCATCAATTCCCATCTTGCGCAGCCTTTTCGTATAATCTCCCGAAAGGGTTGCCATACAGCCAATATCATCGTAAAGCAGCTTGACTTCAACTCCCTGCTGGACTTTATCTACTAAAATCTCAAGGATACGATTCCACATCAAACCTGGATCAATGATATAAAATTCCAGAAAAATGAATTTCTTGGCCGAACGCAAATCATCTAGCATAGCCTCAAACATCTCTTCGCCAAGGGGGAAATACTGAGAAGCCGTGCCATCGTAGACATCAGCATTGTGATCCATACTCAGCAAAGACTTGACAATGCCAAAGGCTGATTTGTTTTCCTGCTTGAGTTCGACTCGCAGGTCATAGCTATTATCCTCTCGAAACTTCATTGAGTCCATTTTTTCCAGCTGCTGGATTTCTTTTTTGGAAAGGCGTCTCTCCCCAATCATCAGATAAAGCAGAAAACCAAAGACAGGTACGACTGCAAACAAGAGCCAAGTCACCTTGCTTTCGGGAGGCATATTCCGATTGACAATGGTCAAGATAGTCCCAATATATAAAGAAACAATGACAAGGGCTGACAACCAATTAGGCACCAACAGATTAAAATAGAAAAAGGCCGCAAAAACAAGAAATAATTCTAGTAACATGATAATGATGCTGAAACCATACTTGGACATCAGCAAACGAAACTTGCCTAGATCCATCTCAATCCTCCCTCGTTTCATATTTCATCTAGTATAACAATAATTAGCAGCAATTTCAAAATTTTTTCAAAAAAATAGCCTCTAGTCCAAGGTTAAAGGAAGTCCCAACACTCCGTTATTCACAAACGCAAAAAGCTGGAGCGTCTGTCCAGCCTTTTGTAGGATGTTCTTTTTTGAAAATTATTGTTTGGTGAAGACGATTGTGTCGTCATCATCGTTTTCCTGCGACAAATCTTCCAGAGTCAGTTGATTACCCTCTACTCGATAACGTTTAACGTCATCTCCAACAATCATGGTTTGATTGGTTGGAGCAATCTGCACCTGTTCAATTTCCTGGTCACCGTCGCGTTCGACTTTGGTCAGGGTTCCTTTATTTCCAGAAACTTCTAGGGTTAAGGCATCACCTTCATGAGTGGCCTTATAGGTCCCATCTAAGTCACTAGCAGCTGTTTGACTGGAAGTAGAAGCCTCTGAACTACTAGTATTTGCGCTACCGTTTGTATTGCTACTTGCCTTGCTATTTGATGACACTGTCTCAGATGACTGAGAAACAGAGGAACTCACTTGAGATTGAGCAGCCTGATTGGATGGATTTTGACCAGAATTGCCACAAGACACCAATACAAAAGCGGTCATAGCCGTAAGGGCTGAAAGAACTAATTTTTTTGAAACCTTCATTTTGTTTCTCCTTTCTTTGTTCCACTTCCATTTTACCAAACAAGGCTTTCTATGGTCAACTTATACACTCTGGAGGTAGGCTCGAACCTCTGCAATGAAATAGAGTGAGCCCGTTACGAAAAGAACTTGGTCGGCCGTCTGCTCTTGTTTGAAACTCTCAATAAAGGCTCTATAATCAGCCACATATTCAAAGTCCGCAGCTTCTGCCTGCCCCACAGATTCTCCGTAGTCAAAGCTAGTCACCGTCACCTGAACCTCTGGCAGAGCCTCCTGCAAATAGGCCAGCATACCGCTATAATCCTTGCGCTTCAAAGCTCCAAACAGCAGGCTGCATGTCTTGCCCTTCTGCCCCTTGATAAACTCGACCAAACGCGACAAAGCCGGTAAATTATGAGCACCATCCAAATAGATATTCGGGCTAATTTCCTCTAGTCGCCCCGCCCAATGGGTCTTCTGCAAAGAAGAAGGAAGCAGAGAAAAATCAATTTCCCAGTCCATTTGCTTCATAAAAAGCAGAAAGGCCTGCAAAGCCAGCGCTGCATTTTCTTTTTGGTAGGCACCTTGTAATCCCAAGATCAAATGCGATAAAAGCAGGTCTGTATTCTTAAAAGAACGATCAGAAAACCAAAAATCTCGCCCGTATTCATACAAATCCAAGTCCAAGCTTGCTGCCCGCTGCTCACAAACCCGACGAGCCTCCTCCGGCAAGGGGCCTATGATTGCAGAACGACCTTTTTTGAAAATACCAGCCTTCTGCTCTGCAATCGCTGTAAGCGTCTGCCCCAAGGTCTCCTGATGATCCAAGCCCACTGAGGTCACCACTGCAACTTGCCCATCCAAGACATTGGTCGTATCCAAAAGTCCACCAATCCCCACCTCGATGAGAGCCAGATCAACCTGCTCCTCTCTAAAATAAAGAAAGGCCAGCAAGGTCAAGATTTCAAAATAGGATAGCTGGTCGTGAGTCTTGACCAATTCACTCTCCATCTCCTGAATCTGCCGCCCTAAGCGAACAAAATCAGTATCCGAAATCGGCAGTCCATTGATACAAATGCGGTCATGAACACTGACCATATGCGGTGATGTAAAGCTAGCTACTTTTTTCCCCTGATCGGCAAATAAATTCCGCATAAAAGCAATTGTGGAGCCCTTGCCATTGGTTCCCGTCACATGAATGACGGGGTAAGCCCCTTCAGGATTCCCCAGCAAATCTACAGCTCTCTGCATCCGCTCCAGGCCTGAACGAAAGTTCAGGCCAATGCGACCGTTCAACCATTTTTCAATCTCATTCATCACTTTTCCTATATAAAAAGAGAAGCGAAGCAGACTTCAAATGTGAATCGCCACTCGCTTCCCTCTTTTCTATTCGTTAGAAAGAAACTATCTGTAGCCAAGCTGAGATAAACTCACAAGCTGGCTGATTTTCTAGTTTCTAAGCTCAGGCTAAAAAGGTCCCCCGGACCTTCCTCGCTTTCTAGTTTTCAAGCTCGGGCTGAGGCTGGGACAAAAGTCCTAGCCTCTCAATTGTCTTTGGATTGTCGAGCAAGACGCAGTGGTTGAGTGGGCTCTACTACGCTGATTTCATCAGCTTTTACAGCCCTACTCAACTGTGCGGAGGTGGGACGACGAAATCGAATTCTAACGAATTACCAATTTCTGTCCCACTCTCACTCCTCCATAAAGCTGTTGAAGACTTCTTCAATCATATCCCACTCTGCATCAGAGTCTTCTGGGATTGGTTCCAATTCGCCTTCTGTTCCGTCTTCATTTTCTATAAATGAGTAAGCTTGGATTTCAACTTCGCCGTTCTCATCTTCTTCAGCATTGACCGGTACCAAGAGTACGTAATTTTTCCAAACTCTTCTTTGCCATCAATGGTCAAAAGAATTTCAAATAAATTCTCGTTTCCTTGCTCATCTACCAAGGTAATCAATTCAGGTTTTTCCTGTTCGTGGTCATGGTTATGATCGTGTGCCATAATAATTTCCTCAATTCTTTCTAAAAATTTCTATCTAGATAATTCTGTAATATCAGCTGAGCCGCCAATTTGTCAATCACTTTTTTGCGCTTGCTGCGGCTGACATCTGCCTGTTCAATCAGCATGCGCTCAGCAGCCACTGTCGTCAGACGCTCGTCCTGATACTCGACTGGAATTTGGAAAAGCTCGGCAATTTTCTCGCCATAAGCCTTACTCGCTTCCACTCGTGGGCCGCTGGTATTGTTCATGTTTTTAGGGAGGCCAAGCACAAACTTGTCCACCTTATATTGCTCGACAAGCTCTGTCAAACGCTCAAAACCGAACTGCTCTTTTTCCTCATCAATCTGAATGATTTCAAGTCCCTGAGCAGTGAAACCAAGCGGATCGCTAATCGCAACGCCTACCGTTTTCGAGCCGACATCCAGTCCCATAATTCTCATCAGAGGTCAATGCCTTGCCCTTTCAAATAATAACGCACCAGTTCTTCTACGATTTCATCACGTTCGTATTTACGAATCTGGTTTCGAGCATTATTATAACGAGGCACATAAGCAGGATCTCCACTCAGCACGTAACCTACGATTTGATTGATTGGATTGTAACCCTTGTCATTGAGTGACTTGTAGACATCGGTTAAAGTCTCACTAATTTCTTTTTTATTTGAATCATCAAGATTAAAACGTACCGTTTCATCTGTAAATCCCACAATTACACCCTCTTTCTTTAAGAATATGTCTATTATAGCATAATTACAACATTTTCACAAACTTAATCCATGTAAAATTTCTACTTTTTCGACATTTTTTCAACTCTTTACCTCTTCTTCTCATCAAAAAACTAGCCCTTTTTAAAGACTAGTTTTCATCAGACATATTAGGATGGATTGCTAACTTCCTTACCCCCTTCATCTTGGAAGGACTTGATAAATTCTTCTGGCGTCTGGGACTTCATTTGTTTAAAGAGTGGTCCGTAGGTCGGTACCTTAGCAGCAGCATCGTAATCAAGAGTTGTCGGATCGATGATAAAATCAATATCAACAGTGCCCTTTTCAGTCACTTTAACCTGAACTTCAATGCCTTTCACTTGTTCAAGCTTATCGACTCCTGAACTTTGCTTGAAGCTCTTACTCACTTCTTCCTGTAAAGAAGATAAATCTTGACCAGCTAAGTACTCCTTAGCATCTTCTGGTAAATTTTGCGAAATAGCAATATTAACCTTTTCATACTTCTTGCCTTTGTAGGTAACCGTCAAGGTCATCGTTTGATCAAGTCCTTGTACCTTTTGATTTAACTGATAAGACTTGGTAACCGATTTTTCTTTTGACTCACTTTGAACAGACTGGTTGCCACCAGCTTTTCCTCCATTTGACTGTTGTCCACAAGCTGTCAACACCGCCAAACTAGCCATTAAAAGTACTACTGATTTTTTCATTTCTTTCTCCTTTTTGGTTTTCTATGATTGACAAGAAGCTTCCTTACTGTTGCTCCTCAGCTCCGTTCATCAATAAATTATCGATATATTCTTCCGGTGGCATCTGCGTCATTTCTTTTAGATTGCTATTTTTAAAATAGTTTAAAGTAAGTGCCTTTTCGATATCCAAATTGTCAAAATCGTAGGTTGAAGTGATTTTTAGTTCATTTTCATTGAGAATCTGGACATTTCCAGTGAAACCAGCAACTGTTTTGGCTTGGGTATAGTCCGTATCCTTTTGCATTGACTCATCCAAGAGCCGCTGAGTCTCCTCCAGCCCCACTTCTTTAATCGCATTTTTGATGCTATCATCGGTCGGAGTAATTCTCTCCATGATTAGCTTGAGAAACCGTTTCCCTTGATAAGTGATCGTTTGACTAGATTGAATTCCTTGCTCATCTTTTGGAAAAACCAGCTTTTTGGTAATAATTTCCTGCTTTTCAGCCTGAGTGATAATGGGAAGAGTTGTAGTAATCTCCTCTTTTTTCCCTTTTGGCTTGTCTGCTTTCTTTTGAGCACAACCAGTCAAAATCACCGCTGTTAAGCCAAGAATAAGTAAAAATTTTTTCACGTTCCGTCCTCCTCAGAGATATTGTATCATAGTTTAACCGCTTGTCAATGATTTTTATGTGATGAAAATAGGAAAAGAGGCTGGGACAAAAGTCCTAGCCTCTCAATTGTCTTTGGATTGTCGAGCAAGACGCAGTGGTTGAGTGAGCTCTATTACGCTGATTTCATCAGTTTTTACAGCCCTACTCAACTGTGCGGAGGTGGGACGACGAAATCAAATTCTATCGAATTACCGATTTCTGTCACACTCTCTATTTTTATCCATTTATAGAGCTGCCCGTAAGCGAGCTTCTGCATTTTCGACATTGCGCACTGCACGAGGCAAGAAGGCACGGATATCGTCTTCCTTGTAACCAACTTGGAGACGCTTATCATCCACCAAAATCGGACTTTTCAGAATCCGTGGTGTTTCCATGATAATGTCAATGACTTCGTTTACACTCAAATCTTCAATATCAACACCGAGTCCTTTTGCATAACGGTTTTTTGAAGATACAATGCTGGCAATGCCATTTTCAGTTTTTGCTAAAATATCAAGAATTTCTTCTTTGGTAATTCCTTCCTTACCAAGGTTTTGCTCCTTGTAAGTCAATTGATGGGCGTTTAGCCAGGTCTTTGCTTTTTTGCAGCTAGTACAACTTGAAACCGTATAAATTGTGATCATGCAAGTACTCCTTTCGCTACACGATACTACTATCGTAGTATATTATACCACAAAAACCATCGGTCTTGCGACCTATTTTGAAAAATTATTCCTCAATGTCAAAAGCATCATCTAGGTCAAGAGTGACTTCTTCCAACTTTTCAATAGGAGCCTCAGCCTTACCCTTCGCAGTTTCTGCCGCCTCATCATCTTCAATCAAACCGTATCGTACACGGACTTGACGGTCGATTTCGTCAAAGACTTCTGGATGATCAGCCAAGTATTTCTTGGCATTTTCAGAACCTTGGCCGATTTTTTCATCGTTGTAGGAGTACCAAGCACCCGCTTTTTTAATGATATCCAAATCAGTCGCAATCTTAATCAACTCACCTGTCTTAGAAATACCTTCTCCGTACATGATTTCCACAAAGGCTTCCTTGAATGGCGGAGCTACCTTGTTTTTAACGACTTTGATTTTGGTTTCCTTACCAACGTTGGTATCCTTGGCATCGCCAGTACCCTTGATCTGGGTATTACCACGAACATCCAGACGGACAGATGCGTAGAACTTGAGGGCACGTCCACCTGGTGTTGTTTCAGGATTTCCAAACATAACACCAACTTTTTCACGCAACTGGTTGATAAAGATGGCAATCGTCTTGGTTTTGTTGATAGAAGCAGACAGTTTGCGCATGGCTTGGCTCATCATCCGAGCCTGCAAACCAACGTGGCTGTCACCGATATCCCCATCGATTTCCGCACGAGGTACTAGGGCCGCAACCGAGTCGATAACGACCAAATCAACTGCACCAGAATCAATCAATTTACCAGCAATTTCAAGACCTTGTTCCCCAGAATCAGGCTGAGACAGCAGCAATTCATCAATGTTTACACCCAGAGCTGCAGCGTATGACGGATCCAAAGCGTGCTCAGCATCGATAAAGGCTGCAATTCCACCTTCTTTTTGCGCTTGAGCC
This genomic window from Streptococcus cristatus AS 1.3089 contains:
- the recA gene encoding recombinase RecA, with the translated sequence MAKKQKNLDEITKKFGDERQKALDNALKNIEKDFGKGAIMRLGERAEQKVQVMSSGSLALDIALGAGGYPKGRIIEIYGPESSGKTTVALHAVAQAQKEGGIAAFIDAEHALDPSYAAALGVNIDELLLSQPDSGEQGLEIAGKLIDSGAVDLVVIDSVAALVPRAEIDGDIGDSHVGLQARMMSQAMRKLSASINKTKTIAIFINQLREKVGVMFGNPETTPGGRALKFYASVRLDVRGNTQIKGTGDAKDTNVGKETKIKVVKNKVAPPFKEAFVEIMYGEGISKTGELIKIATDLDIIKKAGAWYSYNDEKIGQGSENAKKYLADHPEVFDEIDRQVRVRYGLIEDDEAAETAKGKAEAPIEKLEEVTLDLDDAFDIEE